The Mailhella massiliensis DNA segment TCAGTTCGTCGTCAATTACCGGCGCATGTGGCCCTTCGTGAAGCCGTTCTGGCCCATGGCCCTGCTTTCGCTGCTCATCTGCGTTCCCGTGGGCAGCCTCGACGCCGTCATCGCGCTTTTCCTCAAGCCCTATACCGATGTCGTCGTGGTGGGCAAGAGCATGGAATCGCCGTGGTACATCCCCCTGCTCATCGTGGGCTTCACCACCGTGCAGGGCCTTCTGAACTTCGGCGGCGCGTACCTCAATGCCTGGGTGGGCGGCAAGCTTACCATGGGCCTCAAGGCGCGGCTCTACGAAAAGCTGGTGCAGATAGAACCCTCGTTCTTCGATACCACCACCTCCGGCGAGGTGCTCTTCCGCTTCAGCTCCGATGCGGAACTCGCCTGCTCCGGCCTGCTCGGCAACCTGAAGAGCTTTCTTACCAGAATATGCTCCTCCATCGCCCTCATCGGCGTGCTCTTTTATAACTCCTGGCAGCTTTCCATCCTCGCCATCGTCATTCTCGCGGTGGCCGTGGCCCCCCTCACCAAGGTGAAGAAGCTGCTCAAGTCGCTGGTTTCGCGCAACAACAGCTGCATGTTCCAGCTCAACACCACCTACAACGAAACCTTTTCCGGCAACCGCACCATTGCGGCCTACAACCTTCAGGAAAGGCAGAAGGGCCGCTTCAACACCCTGCTGGACGACGTGTTCAACCTTACCGTGGCCATGACGCGCCGCACCGCGTGGATCACGCCGTTCATGCACTTCGTCATTTCCATAGGCCTCGGCCTCGCCATCGCTCTGGGGAGCTGGCTCATCGTGCAGGGCACCATTTCCGCCGGTAACTTCGTTTCCTTCATTACCGCGCTGCTCATGCTCTATACGCCGCTCAAGAACATCACCAACGTGGCGGTTTCCGTGCAGCAGTCCTTCCTTGCCATCGAACGTGTGTTCGACCTTCTGGAACGCCCCTGCGTGCTGCTGGAAAAGGAAGAACCCACCCCCCTCGTGGAAGTGAAGAAGGGCGTGACCTTCGAGCATGTCTGCTTCGGCTACAACTCCGGCGTGGAAGTGCTGCACGACATCAACCTCGATGTGCGCGTGGGCGAAATGCTGGCCCTTGTGGGCAATTCCGGCGGCGGCAAGAGCACGCTCGTCAGCCTTCTGCCCCGTTTCTACGATGTGACGAAAGGCAGCATCA contains these protein-coding regions:
- a CDS encoding ABC transporter ATP-binding protein, producing MKIDLTKALNNNQFVVNYRRMWPFVKPFWPMALLSLLICVPVGSLDAVIALFLKPYTDVVVVGKSMESPWYIPLLIVGFTTVQGLLNFGGAYLNAWVGGKLTMGLKARLYEKLVQIEPSFFDTTTSGEVLFRFSSDAELACSGLLGNLKSFLTRICSSIALIGVLFYNSWQLSILAIVILAVAVAPLTKVKKLLKSLVSRNNSCMFQLNTTYNETFSGNRTIAAYNLQERQKGRFNTLLDDVFNLTVAMTRRTAWITPFMHFVISIGLGLAIALGSWLIVQGTISAGNFVSFITALLMLYTPLKNITNVAVSVQQSFLAIERVFDLLERPCVLLEKEEPTPLVEVKKGVTFEHVCFGYNSGVEVLHDINLDVRVGEMLALVGNSGGGKSTLVSLLPRFYDVTKGSIKVDGVDVRDFALNDLRQHIAMVFQDNFLFDGTIKENILLGNPSATDEDIRKALHNACLSDFIDSLENGVETYIGERGILLSGGQKQRVAIARAFLKNAPIVILDEATSALDNKSEEIVQRAIDNLMKDKTVFVIAHRLSTVKNANRIAVINEGNLVELGSHEELMAIPNGQYRTLYNMQFKNPAHQSEEESVSEEVA